A window of the Syntrophothermus lipocalidus DSM 12680 genome harbors these coding sequences:
- a CDS encoding HD domain-containing phosphohydrolase, with the protein MGKRTDEIGVAIIGGGQGCLELLQLFDHLRLEEFQARIVGVADLRSDVPGMLYARAQGLMTTTVFTDFYSNPDVKMIIELTGSEEVLNEIYRTKPPYIKVIDHVGARLFWDLMKLKAEHRARNILESTRDAYLVVNSKGSLLHFNQAASEMLRQGCELRIGTSIEELMNAVFGIGGLQLLNERTEGVYTLTAFRETPAEFPAEISLFRAEIDEDECLVISIRDVSERLQAEKEISRLHRYERLFSNAAADFALSRNLNQSIRSTLKMIGESFGECKVGLWRIDSKQKQMVLKSKWSADEEFDDGGFEILKEKDVPVLWREVTTGRAVKLSSLKELTESERVVFARCGIRSLAGVPVLGEDDRWGVLLVESKTAREWTDGELELLSAIVNIMESGLQREKAQRALRESEALYQAMVDKSLTGIYILQDGVFLYVNKRMAEIFGYAEEELLNKNPLDVIVYPGDRWLVDKQLKDRLSGEVSSVHYIFRGVRRDGKVIWLECMGARLMIKGRPAIIGNLMDVTERIQNEEQRSRIFDAITMLAVGMVEQRDPYTAGHQRRVAAIATAIGRYMGLPEDRIEGLRLAALLHDIGKFAVPIEILTKPGKLRPSEFEFIKLHSQVGAEILAEVPFPWDISSIVTQHHERLDGSGYPSGLRGEEICLEARIIAVADVVEAMSSHRPYRPSLGLEAALEEVKNNAGKLYDPEVVRALLEVADVLELQ; encoded by the coding sequence ATGGGAAAGAGGACTGACGAAATAGGGGTTGCTATAATAGGCGGAGGACAGGGGTGTTTGGAGCTACTGCAGCTTTTTGATCATTTGCGGCTGGAAGAATTCCAGGCGAGGATTGTTGGAGTGGCTGATTTGCGGTCTGATGTTCCCGGGATGCTATACGCGCGAGCCCAAGGATTAATGACTACTACTGTTTTTACGGACTTTTACTCCAACCCAGATGTGAAGATGATAATAGAGCTAACGGGTAGTGAGGAGGTTCTGAACGAGATCTACCGTACGAAACCCCCTTATATCAAGGTCATAGACCATGTCGGAGCCCGGTTGTTCTGGGATTTAATGAAATTGAAGGCTGAGCACCGGGCACGTAACATTTTAGAGTCTACCCGTGATGCTTACCTGGTCGTGAACTCAAAAGGGAGTTTGTTGCATTTTAACCAGGCAGCTAGCGAGATGCTGAGACAAGGTTGTGAATTGCGAATAGGGACTTCGATAGAGGAGTTGATGAATGCAGTATTTGGGATTGGTGGTCTCCAGCTGCTAAACGAAAGAACAGAGGGGGTATATACCCTTACCGCATTTCGAGAAACCCCTGCCGAATTTCCGGCCGAGATATCTCTTTTCCGAGCGGAAATCGATGAGGATGAGTGCTTGGTTATTTCTATACGGGACGTAAGCGAAAGGCTGCAGGCCGAAAAAGAGATATCCCGTCTTCACCGTTACGAGCGGCTGTTCAGCAATGCTGCAGCAGACTTTGCTTTGTCAAGGAACTTGAACCAGTCGATACGATCCACGCTGAAAATGATCGGGGAGAGCTTTGGGGAATGTAAGGTCGGTTTGTGGCGGATTGATTCAAAACAAAAACAAATGGTGTTGAAGAGCAAGTGGTCGGCTGACGAGGAATTCGATGATGGCGGTTTTGAGATATTGAAGGAGAAAGATGTGCCAGTTTTATGGAGAGAAGTGACTACGGGCAGGGCGGTGAAACTCAGCAGTCTAAAAGAACTAACAGAAAGCGAACGAGTTGTTTTCGCCAGATGCGGTATTCGATCGCTGGCTGGGGTCCCGGTACTGGGCGAGGATGACCGGTGGGGTGTTTTGTTGGTAGAAAGCAAGACGGCTAGGGAATGGACGGACGGAGAACTGGAGCTTTTGTCAGCCATAGTCAACATCATGGAGAGCGGGTTGCAGCGAGAAAAGGCACAACGAGCTCTGCGAGAATCGGAAGCGCTTTACCAGGCCATGGTAGACAAGTCCTTGACCGGCATCTATATACTCCAAGATGGGGTGTTTCTTTATGTCAATAAGCGCATGGCTGAGATATTCGGTTATGCTGAAGAAGAGCTACTGAACAAGAATCCGCTCGATGTTATAGTCTATCCTGGCGATCGGTGGCTAGTGGATAAACAGTTAAAAGACCGCTTGTCCGGGGAAGTCTCCAGTGTTCATTATATTTTTCGGGGGGTGAGGAGGGACGGTAAGGTGATATGGCTCGAGTGTATGGGAGCCAGGTTGATGATTAAAGGCCGCCCAGCGATTATCGGTAATCTGATGGATGTCACCGAACGGATACAGAACGAAGAGCAACGCAGCAGGATTTTTGACGCCATAACCATGCTAGCGGTAGGCATGGTCGAACAGAGGGACCCTTATACTGCTGGTCACCAGAGACGGGTGGCTGCGATTGCCACCGCAATAGGCAGGTACATGGGCCTGCCAGAGGACAGAATCGAGGGTCTGCGGTTAGCGGCTTTGCTCCATGACATCGGTAAATTTGCCGTTCCTATTGAAATACTGACTAAGCCAGGGAAGCTGCGTCCTTCCGAGTTTGAATTCATTAAATTGCACAGTCAAGTTGGAGCGGAGATACTGGCTGAAGTACCTTTCCCTTGGGACATATCTTCTATAGTGACGCAGCATCACGAAAGGTTGGACGGATCCGGGTATCCGAGTGGGCTCAGGGGCGAAGAAATATGCCTGGAAGCCAGAATCATAGCTGTAGCCGACGTGGTGGAGGCGATGTCATCTCACCGGCCCTACCGCCCTTCTTTGGGATTAGAAGCTGCTTTGGAAGAAGTGAAAAACAATGCGGGCAAGCTCTATGATCCGGAGGTCGTGAGGGCCCTGCTCGAGGTAGCGGACGTGCTGGAGCTGCAGTGA
- a CDS encoding rod-binding protein, with protein sequence MDAIAAVRGPSLVEFPPNAKTRTSKTQFQQALNEAAKDYDNDKNDEKLKEACQELESVLVYQMIRAMRSTVPKGGLIDEGFGGEVFESMLDEEFARQMAKTGSTGLADLIFRQLTICRKSR encoded by the coding sequence TTGGACGCAATTGCCGCTGTTAGAGGGCCAAGCCTAGTCGAGTTCCCTCCGAACGCAAAAACCAGGACCAGTAAGACTCAGTTCCAGCAGGCATTGAACGAAGCAGCCAAGGATTACGACAACGATAAAAACGATGAGAAGTTGAAAGAGGCTTGCCAGGAATTGGAGAGCGTTTTGGTCTACCAGATGATAAGGGCCATGCGCTCGACCGTTCCAAAGGGCGGGTTAATAGATGAAGGCTTCGGCGGTGAGGTTTTTGAATCCATGCTGGATGAGGAGTTTGCTCGCCAGATGGCCAAAACCGGTAGCACCGGACTGGCCGATTTAATCTTCCGCCAACTCACGATTTGCCGAAAAAGTCGATGA
- the flgG gene encoding flagellar basal-body rod protein FlgG — protein MLRALYTSSTGMFAQQLNIDNIAHNIANVNTTGYKKSRVEFQDLIYQMLRRPVANDTTVQPSGLWVGLGVKPSATQTIFSQGNLTPTDNPLDVAIQGQAFFRVQSPTNEEYLYTRDGSFKLDSEGNLVTTDGYYVVGVDTIDPEGYDVTIAPDGTVTYKMPGQDEPVEAGQVELAKFTNPAGLEKIGGNLYRPTASSGEAIDWDPEADTTVSLHAGYLEAANIQIVEEMVNLITAQRAYEINSKVIQSADEMLGMAANLRR, from the coding sequence ATGTTGAGGGCTCTTTATACCTCTAGTACCGGAATGTTTGCCCAGCAACTCAATATCGACAACATCGCTCACAACATCGCCAACGTGAATACTACCGGCTACAAGAAATCCCGGGTTGAGTTTCAGGACCTTATATACCAGATGCTGAGGCGCCCGGTGGCTAACGATACCACCGTGCAGCCTTCCGGGCTCTGGGTGGGGCTAGGAGTTAAGCCGAGTGCAACTCAGACCATATTCTCCCAGGGTAATCTAACCCCCACCGATAACCCGCTGGATGTAGCGATACAAGGGCAAGCCTTCTTCCGAGTGCAGTCACCTACTAACGAAGAATACTTGTACACCCGGGACGGTTCCTTCAAGCTTGATTCCGAAGGCAACCTTGTGACTACTGATGGTTATTACGTAGTGGGTGTTGATACCATAGATCCCGAGGGTTACGATGTCACCATAGCTCCTGACGGTACCGTCACTTATAAGATGCCGGGGCAGGATGAGCCGGTTGAAGCAGGACAGGTCGAGCTGGCAAAGTTCACCAATCCAGCCGGATTGGAAAAGATAGGAGGCAATCTCTATCGTCCCACTGCCAGCTCCGGTGAGGCAATAGATTGGGATCCGGAGGCAGACACAACCGTTTCTCTTCACGCCGGTTACCTGGAAGCGGCTAATATCCAGATCGTAGAAGAAATGGTGAACCTGATTACCGCCCAGCGGGCCTACGAGATTAACTCCAAAGTCATTCAATCCGCAGACGAAATGCTGGGTATGGCTGCCAATCTCCGCCGATAG